A DNA window from Mesorhizobium sp. C432A contains the following coding sequences:
- a CDS encoding aldehyde dehydrogenase family protein — protein sequence MSHNLQFYIDGVWVDPVVPSTLDVIDPSNEDAFAQISLGSKADVDKAVAAAKRAFETFGFTSVEERLDILNRIIEVYKKRSADLALAVSREMGAPRQMALDSQVGIGLAHLRKMAEVLKSFEFRHVKGSSLIVKEPIGVVGLITPWNWPLNQITCKVGPALAAGCTMVLKPSEIAPLDAIIFAEIIDEAGVPKGVFNLVNGDGPGVGQALSSHPDVDMMSFTGSTRAGILVAKAAADTVKRVHQELGGKSANILFPDVDLEKAVSKGVAGCFSNSGQSCNAPTRMFVPRDRHDEATGYAKTAAEKLTVGPADAAGTKLGPVVSQIQFDKIQDLIQAGIDEGATLVAGGPGRPAELNRGYYVRPTVFADVTSDMRIAREEIFGPVLAIMPYDTVEEAIGTANDTVYGLASYIQAKDIEKAREVAARMRTGTVYINYPQWDAGLPFGGYKQSGNGREYAEYGLEDFLEIKGIAGYKAAE from the coding sequence GTGTCACACAATCTGCAGTTCTATATCGACGGCGTGTGGGTCGATCCTGTCGTGCCCAGCACACTCGACGTCATCGACCCGTCAAACGAAGATGCTTTCGCGCAGATTTCGCTCGGCTCAAAGGCCGATGTCGACAAGGCGGTTGCGGCCGCCAAGCGCGCCTTCGAGACATTCGGCTTCACTTCGGTCGAGGAGCGCCTCGATATCCTCAACCGCATAATCGAGGTCTACAAGAAGCGCAGCGCCGATCTGGCGCTGGCCGTATCGCGCGAGATGGGCGCGCCGCGCCAGATGGCACTCGACAGCCAGGTCGGCATTGGCCTGGCACATCTGCGGAAGATGGCCGAGGTGCTGAAGTCGTTCGAATTCCGCCACGTCAAGGGCTCGTCGCTGATCGTCAAGGAGCCGATCGGGGTCGTCGGCCTGATCACGCCGTGGAACTGGCCGCTGAACCAGATCACCTGCAAGGTCGGCCCCGCCCTTGCCGCCGGCTGCACCATGGTTCTGAAGCCCTCGGAAATCGCCCCGCTCGACGCCATCATCTTTGCCGAAATCATCGACGAGGCAGGCGTTCCCAAGGGCGTCTTCAACCTGGTCAACGGCGACGGCCCGGGCGTCGGCCAGGCGCTGTCCAGCCATCCCGATGTCGACATGATGTCGTTCACCGGGTCGACCCGCGCCGGCATCCTGGTCGCCAAGGCGGCCGCCGACACGGTCAAGCGCGTGCATCAGGAACTCGGCGGCAAGTCGGCCAACATCCTGTTTCCCGATGTCGATCTCGAAAAGGCCGTCAGCAAGGGCGTCGCCGGCTGCTTCAGCAACTCGGGCCAGTCCTGCAACGCGCCGACCCGCATGTTCGTGCCGCGCGACCGCCATGACGAGGCGACCGGCTACGCCAAGACGGCGGCCGAAAAATTGACCGTCGGCCCGGCCGATGCGGCCGGCACCAAGCTCGGCCCGGTGGTCAGCCAGATCCAGTTCGACAAGATCCAGGACCTGATCCAGGCCGGCATAGATGAAGGCGCCACGCTGGTCGCGGGTGGACCGGGGCGTCCGGCCGAGCTCAACCGCGGCTACTATGTCCGCCCCACCGTGTTCGCCGACGTCACATCAGACATGCGCATCGCGCGCGAGGAAATCTTCGGGCCGGTGCTGGCGATCATGCCTTACGACACAGTGGAAGAGGCGATCGGCACCGCCAACGACACTGTCTATGGGCTGGCGTCCTACATCCAGGCCAAGGATATCGAGAAGGCCCGCGAAGTCGCCGCCCGCATGCGCACCGGCACTGTCTACATCAACTATCCGCAATGGGACGCCGGCCTGCCATTCGGCGGCTACAAGCAATCCGGCAACGGCCGCGAATACGCCGAATACGGGCTGGAGGATTTCCTCGAGATCAAGGGCATCGCGGGGTATAAGGCAGCGGAGTAG
- a CDS encoding ACT domain-containing protein: protein MAVRVRLKPLTGRYAVSRLEAKDSIPGWADGPGFVSITRTEDELSVVCLQDRVPDGVKHDRDWVALKLQGPFAFDETGIVLSVIKPLSESELGIFLVSTFDGDHLLVKAKDEAAARGLLVAAGHTLL from the coding sequence ATGGCAGTCAGGGTCCGGTTGAAGCCGCTCACGGGGCGGTATGCGGTTTCGCGCCTCGAAGCAAAAGACAGCATTCCCGGCTGGGCGGACGGGCCGGGCTTCGTCAGCATCACCAGGACAGAGGACGAGCTTTCGGTCGTCTGCCTGCAGGATCGGGTGCCGGACGGGGTGAAGCATGACAGGGACTGGGTCGCCCTGAAACTCCAAGGTCCCTTTGCCTTCGACGAAACCGGCATCGTCCTGTCGGTGATAAAGCCATTGTCGGAAAGCGAACTCGGCATTTTTCTGGTATCCACCTTCGATGGTGACCATCTGCTCGTCAAAGCCAAGGATGAAGCCGCGGCAAGGGGGCTTCTGGTCGCGGCGGGGCACACGCTTCTGTAG
- a CDS encoding GNAT family N-acetyltransferase has translation MSNSSILFRPAQPADAAAIRDIVRAAYAKWVPLIGREPLPMRADYDKAVAEHPFDLAIENGRIVGMIETILADDHLWIENVCVAPQAQGRGIGRLLLERAEQKALEASCFELRLLTNGAFMANVLLYKRHGYTIDREEPFMNGMTVYMSKKLGDGR, from the coding sequence ATGTCCAATTCTTCCATCCTGTTTCGGCCGGCCCAACCGGCGGACGCTGCCGCCATCAGGGACATTGTGCGTGCCGCCTATGCCAAATGGGTGCCTCTGATCGGCCGCGAGCCGCTGCCGATGCGCGCCGACTATGACAAGGCGGTCGCCGAACATCCGTTCGATCTCGCCATCGAAAATGGCCGCATCGTCGGCATGATCGAGACCATCCTGGCCGACGATCATCTCTGGATCGAGAATGTCTGCGTCGCGCCACAGGCGCAGGGCAGGGGCATCGGCCGGCTGTTGCTGGAACGGGCGGAGCAGAAGGCGCTGGAGGCCAGCTGCTTCGAGCTGCGCCTGCTGACCAACGGCGCCTTCATGGCCAATGTGTTGTTGTACAAACGGCATGGCTATACGATCGACCGGGAGGAGCCGTTCATGAACGGCATGACGGTCTATATGAGCAAGAAACTGGGTGATGGCCGATAA
- a CDS encoding YeiH family protein: MISADLPVGRKRLDSVWNGVIPGIVLVAMITAVAFSAHNVSGFALFSPMILAVVAGMIYSNVLGTPAHAKAGIAFSQKRLLRFAVVLLGFQLTLGQVVSIGAGGVGIVAATLGATFVFTITLGRLIGVDAKLAQLIAAGTSICGASAIVATNIVTDARDEDVTYAVASITLFGTVAMLGFPLLAPVLGLDQHAFGLWAGASIHEVAQVIGAGFQNGAQSGEIATVAKLTRVAMLAPMVIALGLMARRKSNGDRPSDQSGARPPIPWFVAAFVAVVALNSLVAVPAEVKSAMAFATTRMLTMGLAAMGLQANISQLRSRGLRPLALAFCAFLFIGGFSLMLVKFA, encoded by the coding sequence ATGATTTCCGCCGACCTGCCCGTGGGCCGGAAGCGGCTCGATTCCGTGTGGAATGGCGTCATCCCCGGGATCGTGCTGGTAGCGATGATCACGGCTGTGGCCTTCTCGGCCCATAATGTCTCCGGCTTCGCGCTGTTCAGCCCGATGATCCTCGCCGTCGTCGCCGGCATGATCTATTCCAACGTGCTCGGCACGCCCGCCCATGCCAAGGCCGGCATTGCATTCTCGCAGAAGCGCCTGCTGCGCTTTGCCGTCGTGCTGCTCGGCTTCCAGCTGACGCTTGGCCAGGTCGTCTCCATCGGCGCCGGCGGCGTCGGCATCGTGGCAGCCACCCTTGGCGCCACCTTCGTCTTCACCATCACGCTTGGCCGGCTGATCGGCGTCGACGCCAAGCTGGCGCAGCTGATTGCCGCCGGCACCTCGATCTGCGGCGCTTCGGCGATCGTTGCCACCAACATCGTCACCGATGCGCGCGACGAGGACGTCACTTATGCCGTCGCCTCGATCACGCTGTTCGGCACCGTCGCCATGCTCGGCTTTCCGCTGCTGGCGCCGGTGCTCGGCCTCGACCAGCACGCATTCGGCCTGTGGGCCGGCGCCTCGATCCACGAGGTGGCGCAGGTCATCGGCGCCGGCTTCCAGAACGGCGCCCAGTCCGGCGAAATCGCCACCGTCGCCAAGCTTACCCGCGTCGCCATGCTGGCGCCGATGGTGATCGCGCTCGGCCTGATGGCGCGCCGCAAGAGCAATGGCGATCGCCCAAGCGACCAATCCGGTGCGCGGCCGCCGATACCGTGGTTCGTCGCCGCTTTCGTCGCCGTCGTGGCGCTGAACAGCCTGGTTGCCGTGCCGGCCGAAGTGAAGTCGGCCATGGCGTTCGCCACCACCCGCATGCTGACCATGGGGCTCGCCGCCATGGGTCTGCAGGCCAACATTTCGCAACTGCGCTCGCGCGGCCTTCGCCCGCTGGCGCTCGCCTTCTGCGCCTTCCTGTTCATCGGAGGCTTCAGCCTGATGCTGGTGAAGTTCGCCTAG
- a CDS encoding GAF domain-containing protein: MFAAQTIDSTDKPAFYRELATQLKALLEGESDSVANAANTSALIFQMVPDLNWAGFYFLASDEELVLGPFQGKPACVRIAVGKGVCGTAIDLEMSMLVKDVHEFAGHIACDADSRSELVVLLSDNDGVFGLIDLDSPTPGRFDKDDQAGIEALAAIYVAASSFED, from the coding sequence ATGTTTGCGGCCCAGACCATCGACAGCACCGACAAGCCAGCCTTCTACCGCGAACTGGCCACCCAGTTGAAGGCGCTGCTGGAAGGCGAGAGCGACTCCGTCGCCAACGCCGCCAACACATCGGCGCTGATCTTCCAGATGGTGCCCGATCTCAACTGGGCCGGCTTCTATTTCCTGGCGTCGGACGAGGAGCTGGTGCTTGGACCGTTCCAGGGCAAGCCGGCCTGCGTGCGCATCGCCGTCGGCAAGGGCGTGTGCGGCACCGCCATCGATCTCGAAATGTCGATGCTGGTCAAGGATGTGCATGAATTTGCCGGCCACATCGCTTGCGACGCCGACTCGCGCTCGGAGCTCGTCGTGCTGCTGAGCGACAATGACGGCGTCTTCGGCCTGATCGACCTCGACAGCCCGACGCCCGGCCGCTTCGACAAGGACGACCAGGCCGGCATCGAAGCGCTGGCCGCGATCTATGTCGCGGCGAGTTCGTTCGAGGACTAG
- a CDS encoding GlxA family transcriptional regulator: protein MMAFSSVIEPLRAANVLAKRDCYRWVIVGADQGTVEASNGVVIQPGFSASSAPKVDRIVVCSGGNADLLVAEYAVAWIRRSLRAGAHIGAVADAAFFLARAGLLDGHACTLHWTSQAAFTEAFPDIELRRDLYVIDRKRFTSAGGVGSLDMMLEIITNDYGGELAAGVAEWFVHSPLRSSVDRKLMPLRLRTGVQNELVLSAIAIMEDAVEERLGMTELAARLGVSSDKLERNFRAQLSISPNAYYRRLRLRRAADLLAHSTLMVRDVALACGFASMSSFARAFREEHGHAPKAMRRH, encoded by the coding sequence ATGATGGCGTTCAGTTCGGTGATCGAGCCGCTGCGCGCCGCCAATGTGCTGGCCAAACGCGATTGTTACCGCTGGGTGATCGTCGGCGCCGACCAGGGAACGGTCGAGGCGTCCAACGGGGTTGTCATACAACCGGGATTCTCAGCCTCCAGCGCACCGAAGGTCGACCGCATCGTCGTCTGCTCCGGCGGCAATGCGGACTTGCTTGTCGCGGAGTATGCGGTTGCCTGGATCCGCAGGAGCCTGCGCGCCGGCGCCCATATCGGCGCGGTGGCCGACGCCGCCTTCTTCCTCGCCAGGGCCGGCTTGCTCGACGGCCATGCCTGCACCTTGCACTGGACCAGCCAGGCGGCCTTCACGGAGGCCTTCCCGGATATCGAGCTTCGGCGCGATCTCTATGTCATCGACCGCAAGCGCTTCACCTCGGCCGGTGGCGTCGGCAGCCTCGACATGATGCTGGAGATCATCACCAACGATTATGGCGGCGAGCTCGCGGCGGGCGTTGCCGAATGGTTCGTGCACAGCCCCTTGCGTTCGAGCGTCGACCGCAAGCTGATGCCGCTCAGGCTGCGCACCGGCGTCCAGAACGAACTGGTGCTGTCGGCCATCGCCATCATGGAGGATGCGGTGGAAGAGCGGCTCGGCATGACGGAGCTGGCGGCAAGGCTCGGTGTCTCCTCCGACAAGTTGGAGCGCAATTTCCGCGCCCAGCTCAGCATTTCGCCCAATGCATATTACCGGCGGCTCCGGCTGCGGCGCGCCGCCGACCTGTTGGCCCATTCGACGCTGATGGTGCGAGACGTGGCGCTGGCCTGCGGCTTCGCGTCGATGTCAAGTTTTGCCCGAGCGTTTCGCGAGGAGCATGGGCACGCGCCGAAGGCGATGCGGCGGCATTAG